A single Meles meles chromosome 20, mMelMel3.1 paternal haplotype, whole genome shotgun sequence DNA region contains:
- the RAF1 gene encoding RAF proto-oncogene serine/threonine-protein kinase isoform X1: protein MEHIQGAWKTISNGFGFKDTVFDGPSCISPTIVQPFGFQRRASDDGKLTDSSKTSNTIRVFLPNKQRTVVNVRNGMSLHDCLMKALKVRGLQPECCAVFRLLHEHKGKKARLDWNTDAASLIGEELQVDFLDHVPLTTHNFARKTFLKLAFCDICQKFLLNGFRCQTCGYKFHEHCSTKVPTMCVDWSNIRQLLLFPNSTIGDSGVPALPSLTMRRMRESVSRMPVSSQHRYSTPHAFTFNSSSPSSEGSLSQRQRSTSTPNVHMVSTTLPVDSRMIEDAIRSHSESASPSALSSSPNNLSPTGWSQPKTPVPAQRERAPGSGTQEKNKIRPRGQRDSSYYWEIEASEVMLSTRIGSGSFGTVYKGKWHGDVAVKILKVVDPTPEQFQAFRNEVAVLRKTRHVNILLFMGYMTKDNLAIVTQWCEGSSLYKHLHVQETKFQMFQLIDIARQTAQGMDYLHAKNIIHRDMKSNNIFLHEGLTVKIGDFGLATVKSRWSGSQQVEQPTGSVLWMAPEVIRMQDNNPFSFQSDVYSYGIVLYELMTGELPYSHINNRDQIIFMVGRGYASPDLSKLYKNCPKAMKRLVADCVKKVKEERPLFPQILSSIELLQHSLPKINRSASEPSLHRAAHTEDINACTLTTSPRLPVF, encoded by the exons ATGGAGCACATACAGGGGGCCTGGAAGACGATCAGCAACGGTTTTGGATTCAAAGACACAGTGTTTGATGGCCCCAGCTGCATCTCGCCTACAATAGTTCAGCCATTTGGCTTTCAGCGTCGGGCGTCAGATGATGGCAAACTTACGGACTCGTCTAAGACAAGCAACACTATCCGTGTTTTCTTGCCAAACAAGCAAAGAACAGTG GTCAATGTGCGAAATGGAATGAGCTTGCACGATTGCCTTATGAAAGCACTCAAGGTGAGGGGCCTACAGCCGGAGTGCTGTGCTGTGTTCAGACTTCTCCATGAACATAAAGG TAAAAAGGCACGTTTAGATTGGAATACTGATGCTGCCTCGTTGATTGGAGAAGAACTTCAAGTAGATTTCCTGGATCATGTTCCCCTCACAACACACAACTTT GCACGGAAGACCTTTCTGAAGCTTGCCTTCTGTGACATCTGTCAGAAGTTCCTGCTAAATGGATTTCGTTGTCAGACTTGTGGCTACAAATTTCATGAGCACTGTAGCACCAAAGTTCCTACTATGTGTGTGGATTGGAGTAATATCAGACAGCTCTT ATTGTTTCCAAATTCTACTATTGGTGATAGTGGGGTCCCAGCACTGCCTTCTTTGACGATGCGTCGGATGCGAGAGTCTGTTTCCCGGATGCCTGTTAG TTCCCAGCACAGATATTCCACACCCCATGCCTTCACATTCAACTCCTCCAGCCCTTCCTCTGAAGGTTCCCTTTCCCAGAGGCAGAGGTCCACGTCCACACCTAATGTCCACATGGTCAGCACCACCCTGCCTGTGGACAGCAGGATGATTGAG gaTGCAATTCGAAGCCACAGTGAATCAG CCTCACCTTCAGCCTTGTCCAGCAGCCCTAACAATCTGAGCCCAACAGGCTGGTCACAGCCCAAAACCCCTGTGCCAGCACAGAGAGAGCGGGCACCAGGATCTGGGacccaggagaaaaacaaaatt AGGCCTCGTGGACAGAGAGATTCAAGCTATTACTGGGAAATAGAAGCCAGCGAAGTGATGCTCTCCACTCGGATTGGGTCAGGCTCCTTTGGAACGGTGTATAAGGGCAAGTGGCACG GAGATGTTGCAGTAAAAATCCTAAAGGTTGTCGACCCCACACCAGAGCAGTTCCAGGCCTTCAGGAACGAGGTGGCTGTCCTTCG CAAAACACGGCATGTGAACATCCTGCTCTTCATGGGGTACATGACAAAGGACAACCTGGCGATTGTGACCCAGTGGTGTGAAGGCAGCAGCCTCTACAAACACCTGCATGTCCAGGAGACTAAATTCCAGATGTTCCAGTTGATTGACATCGCCCGCCAGACTGCTCAGGGAATGGA CTATTTGCATGCAAAGAACAtcatccacagagacatgaaatcCAACA ATATATTTCTCCATGAAGGCCTGACGGTGAAAATTGGAGATTTTGGTTTGGCAACAGTAAAGTCGCGCTGGAGTGGTTCTCAGCAAGTTGAACAACCCACTGGCTCTGTCCTGTGGATG GCCCCTGAGGTGATCCGAATGCAGGATAACAACCCGTTCAGCTTCCAGTCTGATGTCTACTCCTACGGCATTGTGCTCTATGAGCTCATGACAGGGGAGCTTCCTTACTCCCACATCAATAACCGCGATCAG ATCATCTTCATGGTGGGCCGAGGGTATGCCTCCCCAGACCTCAGTAAACTATATAAGAACTGCCCCAAAGCAATGAAGAGGCTTGTAGCCGACTGTGTGAAAAAGGTTAAGGAAGAGAGGCCTCTTTTTCCCCAG ATCCTGTCTTCCATCGAGCTGCTCCAGCATTCTCTGCCGAAAATCAACCGGAGCGCTTCTGAGCCATCCCTGCACCGGGCGGCCCACACTGAGGATATCAACGCCTGCACACTGACTACGTCCCCTAGACTGCCTGTCTTCTAG
- the RAF1 gene encoding RAF proto-oncogene serine/threonine-protein kinase isoform X2, giving the protein MMANLRTRLRQATLSVFSCQTSKEQCKKARLDWNTDAASLIGEELQVDFLDHVPLTTHNFARKTFLKLAFCDICQKFLLNGFRCQTCGYKFHEHCSTKVPTMCVDWSNIRQLLLFPNSTIGDSGVPALPSLTMRRMRESVSRMPVSSQHRYSTPHAFTFNSSSPSSEGSLSQRQRSTSTPNVHMVSTTLPVDSRMIEDAIRSHSESASPSALSSSPNNLSPTGWSQPKTPVPAQRERAPGSGTQEKNKIRPRGQRDSSYYWEIEASEVMLSTRIGSGSFGTVYKGKWHGDVAVKILKVVDPTPEQFQAFRNEVAVLRKTRHVNILLFMGYMTKDNLAIVTQWCEGSSLYKHLHVQETKFQMFQLIDIARQTAQGMDYLHAKNIIHRDMKSNNIFLHEGLTVKIGDFGLATVKSRWSGSQQVEQPTGSVLWMAPEVIRMQDNNPFSFQSDVYSYGIVLYELMTGELPYSHINNRDQIIFMVGRGYASPDLSKLYKNCPKAMKRLVADCVKKVKEERPLFPQILSSIELLQHSLPKINRSASEPSLHRAAHTEDINACTLTTSPRLPVF; this is encoded by the exons ATGATGGCAAACTTACGGACTCGTCTAAGACAAGCAACACTATCCGTGTTTTCTTGCCAAACAAGCAAAGAACAGTG TAAAAAGGCACGTTTAGATTGGAATACTGATGCTGCCTCGTTGATTGGAGAAGAACTTCAAGTAGATTTCCTGGATCATGTTCCCCTCACAACACACAACTTT GCACGGAAGACCTTTCTGAAGCTTGCCTTCTGTGACATCTGTCAGAAGTTCCTGCTAAATGGATTTCGTTGTCAGACTTGTGGCTACAAATTTCATGAGCACTGTAGCACCAAAGTTCCTACTATGTGTGTGGATTGGAGTAATATCAGACAGCTCTT ATTGTTTCCAAATTCTACTATTGGTGATAGTGGGGTCCCAGCACTGCCTTCTTTGACGATGCGTCGGATGCGAGAGTCTGTTTCCCGGATGCCTGTTAG TTCCCAGCACAGATATTCCACACCCCATGCCTTCACATTCAACTCCTCCAGCCCTTCCTCTGAAGGTTCCCTTTCCCAGAGGCAGAGGTCCACGTCCACACCTAATGTCCACATGGTCAGCACCACCCTGCCTGTGGACAGCAGGATGATTGAG gaTGCAATTCGAAGCCACAGTGAATCAG CCTCACCTTCAGCCTTGTCCAGCAGCCCTAACAATCTGAGCCCAACAGGCTGGTCACAGCCCAAAACCCCTGTGCCAGCACAGAGAGAGCGGGCACCAGGATCTGGGacccaggagaaaaacaaaatt AGGCCTCGTGGACAGAGAGATTCAAGCTATTACTGGGAAATAGAAGCCAGCGAAGTGATGCTCTCCACTCGGATTGGGTCAGGCTCCTTTGGAACGGTGTATAAGGGCAAGTGGCACG GAGATGTTGCAGTAAAAATCCTAAAGGTTGTCGACCCCACACCAGAGCAGTTCCAGGCCTTCAGGAACGAGGTGGCTGTCCTTCG CAAAACACGGCATGTGAACATCCTGCTCTTCATGGGGTACATGACAAAGGACAACCTGGCGATTGTGACCCAGTGGTGTGAAGGCAGCAGCCTCTACAAACACCTGCATGTCCAGGAGACTAAATTCCAGATGTTCCAGTTGATTGACATCGCCCGCCAGACTGCTCAGGGAATGGA CTATTTGCATGCAAAGAACAtcatccacagagacatgaaatcCAACA ATATATTTCTCCATGAAGGCCTGACGGTGAAAATTGGAGATTTTGGTTTGGCAACAGTAAAGTCGCGCTGGAGTGGTTCTCAGCAAGTTGAACAACCCACTGGCTCTGTCCTGTGGATG GCCCCTGAGGTGATCCGAATGCAGGATAACAACCCGTTCAGCTTCCAGTCTGATGTCTACTCCTACGGCATTGTGCTCTATGAGCTCATGACAGGGGAGCTTCCTTACTCCCACATCAATAACCGCGATCAG ATCATCTTCATGGTGGGCCGAGGGTATGCCTCCCCAGACCTCAGTAAACTATATAAGAACTGCCCCAAAGCAATGAAGAGGCTTGTAGCCGACTGTGTGAAAAAGGTTAAGGAAGAGAGGCCTCTTTTTCCCCAG ATCCTGTCTTCCATCGAGCTGCTCCAGCATTCTCTGCCGAAAATCAACCGGAGCGCTTCTGAGCCATCCCTGCACCGGGCGGCCCACACTGAGGATATCAACGCCTGCACACTGACTACGTCCCCTAGACTGCCTGTCTTCTAG